A region of Astyanax mexicanus isolate ESR-SI-001 chromosome 23, AstMex3_surface, whole genome shotgun sequence DNA encodes the following proteins:
- the mmp2 gene encoding 72 kDa type IV collagenase, translating into MRCFRHLVLRAFLLQILASLETLSAPSPIIKFPGDVTVPRTDKEVALHYLNKFYGCPEDRCNLMVLKDTLKKMQKFFALPETGEIDQKTVEIMKKPRCGVPDVANYKFFHRSPKWEKKDITYRILGHTPDLDEETTDDAFFRAFKVWSDFTPLTFTRITEGEADIMINFGRNEHGDGYPFDGKDGLLAHAFAPGPGIGGDSHFDDDEQWTLGDGQVVKVKFGNAEGEFCKFPFLFMGTEYNSCTSQGRDDGFLWCSTTYDFDKDQKYGFCPHELLFTLSGNGDGAPCKFPFTFQGEKYDSCTTSGRDDGYRWCATTEDYDRDKTYGFCPETAMSTVGGNSEGAPCVFPFTFLGNSYDSCTTSGRSDGKMWCAVTKSFDDDRKWGFCPDQGYSLFLVAAHEFGHALGLEHSEDPGALMAPIYTYTKNFRLSNDDIKGIQTLYGVPTDKPLPPTQGPVTPMDICNENIIFDAIAQIRGEIFFFKDRFIFRTANPHTKPSGPLLVATFWSELPEKIDAAYENPLEEKTVFFAGDEMWVYSASTLERGYPKKLSSMGLPTDLHRIDAAYSYHKSKKTYLFSGEKFWRYNEAKKKMDPGFPKLIADSWNGLPDDLDAAFSMNGKGHSYFFKDSHYLKMDESLKIIKVGEVKKDWLRC; encoded by the exons ATGAGGTGCTTCAGGCATTTGGTCCTCAGAGCGTTTCTGCTGCAGATCCTCGCTTCTCTGGAAACTTTGTCTGCGCCCTCGCCGATTATCAAGTTCCCCGGAGATGTTACTGTACCGCGCACAGACAAAGAAGTAGCGCTG CACTATCTGAATAAGTTCTATGGCTGCCCAGAAGACAGATGCAACCTGATGGTGCTGAAGGACACACTGAAGAAGATGCAGAAGTTCTTCGCTCTCCCGGAGACGGGCGAAATCGACCAGAAGACCGTTGAGATCATGAAGAAGCCCCGCTGTGGAGTGCCAGACGTGGCCAATTACAAATTCTTCCACAGATCACCCAAGTGGGAAAAGAAGGACATTACATACAG GATCTTGGGACATACTCCTGACTTGGACGAGGAGACGACTGATGATGCATTCTTCCGTGCTTTTAAAGTCTGGAGCGACTTCACTCCTCTCACCTTCACACGCATCACGGAAGGAGAAGCTGATATCATGATTAACTTTGGCCGCAACG AGCATGGTGATGGTTATCCATTTGATGGGAAGGACGGACTCCTGGCTCATGCGTTTGCGCCTGGACCCGGGATTGGAGGCGACTCCCACTTTGACGATGATGAGCAGTGGACTCTGGGAGATGGGCAAG TTGTGAAGGTGAAGTTTGGGAATGCAGAAGGCGAGTTCTGCAAGTTCCCGTTCCTTTTCATGGGCACAGAATACAACAGCTGCACATCTCAGGGACGTGATGATGGGTTCCTCTGGTGCTCTACAACCTACGACTTTGATAAGGATCAGAAGTACGGCTTCTGCCCACATGAGT TGCTGTTTACACTGAGTGGAAATGGAGATGGAGCCCCATGCAAGTTCCCCTTCACCTTCCAAGGGGAAAAATACGACAGCTGCACCACCTCAGGTAGAGATGATGGTTACCGTTGGTGTGCCACTACTGAGGACTATGACCGGGACAAGACATACGGATTCTGCCCTGAAACTG CAATGTCCACTGTTGGAGGTAACTCAGAAGGTGCTCCCTGTGTCTTCCCCTTCACCTTCCTGGGCAACTCGTACGACTCGTGCACCACCTCTGGTCGTAGTGATGGGAAAATGTGGTGTGCTGTCACCAAGAGCTTTGATGATGATCGCAAGTGGGGCTTCTGTCCTGATCAAG GTTACAGTCTCTTCCTGGTGGCGGCTCATGAGTTTGGTCATGCTTTGGGTCTGGAGCACTCTGAGGACCCCGGCGCACTCATGGCTCCCATCTACACCTACACCAAGAACTTTAGGCTTTCTAATGATGATATCAAAGGCATCCAGACCCTCTACG GTGTGCCAACAGATAAACCCCTCCCACCCACTCAGGGTCCTGTCACGCCTATGGATATCTGCAATGAGAACATCATATTTGATGCGATAGCACAGATCAGAGGAGAGATCTTCTTCTTTAAAGACAG gttcaTCTTCAGGACTGCTAATCCACACACTAAGCCGTCAGGGCCGCTGCTGGTGGCCACGTTCTGGAGTGAGCTCCCTGAGAAGATAGACGCTGCCTATGAGAACCCTCTGGAGGAGAAGACCGTGTTCTTTGCAG GTGATGAAATGTGGGTGTATTCGGCCAGTACTCTGGAGAGGGGCTACCCTAAGAAGCTCTCCTCCATGGGATTACCAACAGACCTGCACCGTATAGATGCGGCCTACTCCTACCACAAGAGCAAGAAGACCTACTTGTTCTCCGGAGAAAAATTCTGGAG GTACAATGAAGCCAAGAAGAAGATGGATCCAGGCTTTCCCAAACTCATTGCTGATTCCTGGAATGGCTTACCTGACGATTTGGACGCTGCGTTCAGTATGAACGGAAAGG